Proteins from a genomic interval of Pseudomonas anuradhapurensis:
- the msrP gene encoding protein-methionine-sulfoxide reductase catalytic subunit MsrP encodes MLIKLSRSSECKASEITAESLYLSRRALMGGSLAALALGALPGRVGAAEVSRYADVQAGRAPAWFADKLAATQWQAVTVKNEAITPFKDATHYNNFYEFGPDKGDPAANGDSLKTEPWSVVVDGEVGKPGRYALEDFVKPYQLEERIYRLRCVEAWSMVIPWLGFPLAQVLKQVEPTSRARYVRFETLKDPEHMPGQRSGFALIDWPYREGLRLDEAMHPLAILAVGMYGRELPNQNGAPLRLVVPWKYGFKSIKSIVRISLVAEQPGTTWQGLAPDEYGFYANVNPTVDHPRWSQARERRLPSGLFSPNVRETQMFNGYADEVASLYTGLDLRKNY; translated from the coding sequence ATGCTCATCAAGCTATCCAGGTCTTCCGAATGCAAGGCATCGGAGATCACCGCAGAAAGCCTCTATCTTTCCCGGCGCGCCCTGATGGGCGGTTCCCTGGCGGCTCTGGCCCTGGGGGCACTGCCGGGCCGGGTGGGCGCGGCTGAGGTTTCGCGTTATGCCGACGTACAGGCCGGGCGTGCGCCGGCCTGGTTTGCCGACAAGCTTGCGGCCACGCAGTGGCAGGCGGTAACGGTCAAGAACGAGGCGATCACGCCGTTCAAGGATGCGACCCATTACAACAACTTCTATGAGTTCGGGCCAGACAAGGGCGACCCGGCGGCCAATGGCGACAGCCTGAAAACCGAACCGTGGAGCGTTGTGGTCGATGGCGAAGTGGGTAAGCCCGGGCGCTATGCGCTGGAAGACTTCGTCAAACCGTACCAGCTTGAGGAGCGCATCTACCGGCTGCGTTGCGTAGAGGCATGGTCGATGGTCATTCCATGGCTGGGCTTTCCGTTGGCGCAGGTACTCAAGCAGGTCGAGCCGACTTCCAGGGCTCGCTATGTTCGCTTCGAGACCTTGAAGGATCCGGAGCACATGCCCGGGCAGCGTTCGGGTTTCGCCTTGATCGACTGGCCCTACAGGGAAGGCTTGCGCCTGGATGAGGCGATGCACCCCTTGGCGATCCTGGCGGTGGGCATGTATGGCCGCGAACTGCCCAACCAGAATGGTGCGCCGTTGCGCCTGGTAGTACCGTGGAAGTACGGTTTCAAGAGTATCAAGTCGATCGTGCGTATCAGCCTGGTGGCCGAGCAGCCTGGTACTACCTGGCAAGGCCTGGCGCCGGACGAGTACGGCTTTTATGCCAATGTGAACCCGACGGTCGACCATCCACGTTGGAGCCAGGCTCGTGAGCGGCGGCTGCCCAGCGGGCTGTTCAGCCCCAATGTGCGGGAAACCCAGATGTTCAATGGCTATGCCGATGAAGTGGCATCGCTGTATACCGGGCTCGACCTGCGGAAGAACTATTGA
- a CDS encoding tetratricopeptide repeat protein produces the protein MRCDVNKWLFPAVTALAVLQGCASVPRGNIPVVDSSTRVSNSERMTAKRTTAGYNAGTAQAQTLPEDSGVTVMIPQGAGASGIQTFPANGSAPISTSPITPGPITTGPVSSAPMTTNPNPIADEPFDIAAMNSASQSTSAPTGIPRSGAAAGGLSADEQLDGPVLALLTTAQSQQGSGDFNGAASSLERAQRIAPREPQVLYRLAQVRLSQGDAPQAEQLARRALTYANGRPSLQAELWNTIAQAREKQGDSAGAALARQKARVNL, from the coding sequence ATGAGGTGTGACGTGAACAAGTGGCTGTTTCCTGCCGTGACGGCGCTGGCTGTGCTCCAGGGGTGTGCCAGTGTGCCGCGCGGCAATATTCCGGTGGTCGACTCGAGCACCCGTGTGTCCAATAGCGAGCGCATGACGGCCAAGCGCACGACGGCTGGCTACAACGCGGGCACTGCACAGGCGCAAACGCTGCCCGAGGACTCCGGCGTCACCGTGATGATCCCGCAGGGTGCGGGTGCCTCCGGCATCCAGACATTCCCGGCCAACGGCTCGGCACCGATCAGCACCTCGCCGATCACGCCGGGGCCGATCACAACCGGCCCGGTCAGTTCGGCACCGATGACCACCAATCCAAACCCGATCGCTGACGAACCGTTCGATATCGCTGCGATGAACAGCGCTTCGCAAAGCACCAGTGCCCCAACCGGTATCCCGCGTAGCGGTGCCGCTGCAGGCGGGCTGTCGGCAGATGAGCAGCTGGACGGTCCGGTACTGGCGTTGCTGACCACTGCGCAGTCGCAACAGGGCAGTGGTGACTTCAACGGCGCTGCTTCCAGCCTGGAGCGTGCCCAGCGCATTGCCCCGCGCGAGCCGCAGGTGCTGTACCGTCTGGCCCAGGTGCGCCTGTCGCAAGGTGATGCGCCGCAGGCCGAGCAGCTGGCGCGTCGCGCCCTTACCTATGCCAATGGCCGCCCGAGCCTGCAGGCGGAGCTGTGGAACACCATCGCCCAGGCCCGCGAAAAGCAGGGTGATAGCGCTGGTGCTGCGCTGGCCCGGCAAAAGGCTCGGGTCAACTTGTGA
- the recC gene encoding exodeoxyribonuclease V subunit gamma codes for MPSTTHLHPGFMIVHGNRLDDLRSLVVGWMRRYPLAPLENEIALVQSNGIAQWLKLALAEDPLEDDLGGCGIAAAIDVQLPGSFMWQLYRSVLGRDEIPQVSLLDKAPLTWRLMRLLPALIERPHFEPLRRFLTDDSDLRKRYQLAERLADLFDQYQVYRADWLKDWAAGEHILNTARGERKPLPPGNRWQAELWRALLEEVGEQGMAQSRAGVHQRFIERINSLEQAPPGLPPRVIVFGISSLPAQALEALAGLARFSQVLLCVHNPCRHHWADIVADKDLLRHQYKRQQRKQGMPLQLDDQSLHQHAHPLLAAWGKQGRDYINLLDSYDDPASYQGVFSDGRIDLFSDGSPATLLNQLQDDILELRPLAETRELWPAVDPTQDRSIRFHIAHSPQREVEILHDQLLARFSADPTLRPRDVIVMLPAIDTYAPHIRAVFGQLQRNDPRYIPFTLTDQGQRGREPLLIALEHLLKLPDSRFAVSEVLDLLDVPAVRARFGIRESDLPTLHRWIEGAGIRWGLDAAQRASLGLPAGLEQNSWRFGLRRMLLGYAVGVGAACDDIEPYDEIGGLDAALIGPLAALLEALDVACQALSEPATVSQWGERLHALLQVFFLAEGERDEFLLMQLQDLRDGWLEVCEAVGLQDPLPLTVVREAWLSGLDQGKLSQRFLAGSVNFCTLMPMRAIPFRVVCLLGMNDGDYPRAQQPLDFDLMASDYRPGDRSRREDDRYLLLEALLSARDQLYVSWVGRSIRDNSERPASVLIGQLRDHLAAGWLLANAQPGQPAEPGEQLLHALTQEHPLQPFSPRYFQQGSPLFSFAHEWQVLHQQGLDDEQGDPGLPPYQDDEALSLSLLGDFLRHPVRHFFSQRLKVYFEALEAPTPDEEPFVLDALQRYGASESLLGAALAEPDNSEQALQAQARRLQACGLLPLAGFGELLQRELIEPLPDLLQRHRQLLQRWPHLVEGALPVHFEHGQHRLEGWLGRVFQADDQSLLSISTVPNTISAGRNALKWHRLIVPWVTHLAACAAGYPYHSALVASDLTLLLAPLPQVQAAQLLGDLLVARQAAMNAPLPVAAKTAFAWLAQDDSDKALAAATRAYEGDGRTSFGERSESVALARQFRDFAALTADETFEGWCETLYRPLFDAPWQTLGNPEKGA; via the coding sequence ATGCCCAGCACCACCCACCTTCACCCCGGCTTCATGATCGTCCATGGCAACCGCCTCGACGACCTGCGCAGCCTGGTGGTGGGTTGGATGCGTCGTTATCCCCTGGCGCCGCTGGAAAACGAAATCGCCCTGGTACAAAGCAATGGCATCGCCCAATGGCTCAAACTGGCCCTGGCTGAAGACCCACTGGAAGACGACCTTGGCGGCTGCGGCATCGCTGCTGCCATCGACGTGCAACTACCAGGCAGCTTCATGTGGCAGCTGTACCGGAGCGTGCTCGGGCGCGACGAAATTCCCCAGGTTTCCCTGCTCGACAAGGCACCATTGACCTGGCGCCTGATGCGCCTGCTCCCGGCGTTGATCGAACGCCCGCATTTCGAGCCGTTGCGGCGCTTCCTTACCGACGACAGTGACCTGCGCAAGCGCTATCAGCTCGCCGAGCGCCTGGCCGACCTGTTCGACCAATACCAGGTGTACCGCGCTGACTGGCTCAAGGACTGGGCTGCCGGTGAGCACATCCTCAACACCGCCCGTGGCGAGCGCAAACCACTGCCCCCGGGGAACCGCTGGCAAGCCGAGTTATGGCGGGCATTGCTGGAAGAGGTCGGCGAGCAGGGCATGGCGCAGAGCCGTGCCGGCGTCCATCAGCGTTTCATCGAACGCATCAACAGCCTGGAACAGGCACCGCCTGGGCTACCGCCCCGGGTCATCGTGTTCGGCATTTCCTCGTTGCCAGCCCAGGCCCTGGAAGCACTCGCCGGCCTGGCACGCTTCAGCCAAGTGTTGCTGTGCGTGCATAACCCATGTCGCCACCACTGGGCCGATATCGTTGCCGACAAGGACCTGCTGCGGCATCAGTACAAGCGCCAGCAGCGCAAGCAAGGCATGCCCCTGCAACTGGACGACCAGTCGCTGCATCAACATGCCCACCCGCTGCTGGCCGCCTGGGGCAAACAAGGCCGCGACTACATCAACCTGCTCGACAGTTACGATGACCCTGCCAGTTACCAAGGCGTGTTCAGCGATGGCCGCATCGACCTGTTCAGCGACGGCTCGCCTGCCACGTTGCTCAACCAGTTGCAGGACGACATCCTCGAACTGCGTCCGCTCGCCGAAACCCGCGAGTTGTGGCCGGCAGTTGACCCGACGCAGGATCGCTCGATCCGCTTCCACATTGCCCACAGCCCGCAGCGTGAAGTGGAGATACTCCATGACCAGTTGCTGGCCCGCTTCAGTGCCGACCCCACCCTGCGCCCTCGTGACGTCATCGTCATGCTGCCGGCCATCGATACCTATGCACCGCATATCCGCGCCGTTTTCGGCCAGTTGCAGCGCAACGACCCGCGCTACATCCCGTTCACCCTGACCGACCAGGGCCAGCGCGGCCGCGAGCCCTTGCTGATTGCCCTCGAACACCTGCTCAAGCTGCCGGACAGCCGCTTCGCGGTCAGTGAAGTACTCGACCTGCTGGACGTGCCGGCAGTCCGCGCCCGTTTCGGTATCCGCGAAAGCGACCTGCCCACGCTGCACCGCTGGATCGAGGGCGCCGGCATCCGCTGGGGCCTCGATGCCGCGCAGCGGGCCAGCCTGGGTTTGCCAGCAGGCCTGGAACAGAACAGCTGGCGGTTCGGCCTGCGGCGGATGTTGTTGGGTTATGCCGTGGGTGTGGGAGCAGCCTGCGACGACATCGAACCCTACGATGAAATCGGTGGGCTGGATGCAGCACTGATAGGCCCGCTGGCCGCCTTGCTCGAGGCCCTCGACGTGGCCTGCCAGGCCTTGTCCGAACCTGCCACGGTCAGTCAGTGGGGGGAGCGCCTGCATGCCTTGTTGCAGGTATTCTTCCTGGCCGAGGGTGAGCGTGACGAGTTTCTGCTGATGCAATTGCAGGATCTGCGCGACGGCTGGCTTGAGGTATGCGAGGCCGTTGGCCTGCAAGACCCGCTGCCGTTGACCGTCGTACGCGAAGCCTGGCTGTCGGGCCTTGACCAGGGCAAGTTGTCCCAGCGCTTCCTCGCCGGCTCGGTGAACTTCTGCACCCTGATGCCGATGCGCGCCATCCCGTTCCGGGTGGTCTGCCTGTTGGGCATGAACGATGGCGACTACCCCCGCGCCCAGCAACCGCTGGACTTCGACCTGATGGCCAGTGACTACCGCCCGGGTGACCGTTCGCGCCGCGAGGATGACCGCTACCTGCTCCTGGAGGCGTTACTGTCGGCACGCGACCAGCTTTATGTCAGCTGGGTCGGGCGTAGCATCCGCGACAACAGCGAACGCCCGGCCTCGGTACTGATCGGCCAGCTGCGTGACCACCTTGCGGCCGGCTGGCTACTGGCAAATGCACAGCCAGGGCAGCCTGCCGAACCCGGCGAACAGCTGCTGCATGCGCTTACCCAGGAGCACCCGTTGCAGCCGTTCAGCCCGCGCTACTTCCAGCAAGGCAGCCCGCTGTTCAGCTTTGCCCATGAGTGGCAGGTGCTGCACCAGCAGGGGCTGGATGACGAGCAAGGTGACCCTGGCCTGCCGCCCTATCAGGATGACGAAGCCCTGAGCCTGAGCCTGTTGGGTGACTTTCTGCGCCACCCGGTGCGGCACTTCTTCAGCCAGCGCCTGAAAGTGTACTTCGAAGCCTTGGAGGCACCGACCCCGGACGAAGAGCCCTTCGTTCTCGATGCCCTGCAACGCTACGGTGCCAGCGAAAGCCTGCTCGGTGCCGCGCTGGCCGAGCCGGACAATTCCGAACAGGCCCTGCAGGCGCAGGCCCGGCGCCTGCAGGCCTGTGGCCTGCTGCCACTGGCGGGGTTCGGCGAGTTGCTGCAGCGCGAGCTGATCGAGCCGCTGCCAGACTTGCTGCAACGCCACCGCCAGTTGTTGCAACGCTGGCCACACCTGGTCGAGGGCGCGTTACCGGTGCATTTCGAACATGGCCAGCATCGCCTCGAAGGCTGGCTGGGCCGGGTGTTCCAGGCCGATGACCAGAGCCTGCTGAGCATCTCGACCGTGCCCAACACCATCAGTGCGGGGCGCAATGCCCTCAAGTGGCACCGCCTGATCGTGCCCTGGGTCACCCACCTGGCAGCGTGCGCGGCGGGCTATCCCTATCACAGCGCACTGGTGGCCAGTGACCTGACCCTGCTGCTTGCGCCATTGCCGCAGGTGCAGGCGGCGCAACTGCTGGGTGACTTGCTGGTGGCCCGTCAGGCGGCGATGAACGCGCCGTTGCCGGTCGCGGCCAAGACCGCGTTCGCCTGGCTGGCCCAGGACGACAGCGACAAAGCCCTGGCCGCCGCAACCCGCGCCTACGAAGGCGACGGGCGCACCAGCTTCGGCGAGCGCAGTGAAAGCGTCGCCCTGGCCCGCCAGTTCCGTGACTTTGCCGCGCTCACCGCCGATGAAACCTTCGAAGGCTGGTGCGAAACGTTGTACCGCCCGCTGTTCGACGCCCCTTGGCAGACCCTGGGCAACCCGGAGAAAGGCGCATGA
- the pssA gene encoding CDP-diacylglycerol--serine O-phosphatidyltransferase, with protein sequence MSERPEEPNKPSDAESLLPVDEHVEEGHDAEGRKVRHRGIYLLPNLFTTANLFAGFYSIISSMSAQSALSAGDPREASKYFAFAAIAIFVAMVLDGLDGRVARMTNTQSAFGAEYDSLSDMVAFGVAPALLAFGWALGDMGKVGWMVAFIYVAGAALRLARFNTQVGTADKRYFIGLASPAAAGVVAGTVWAFSDYGIQGSKLSFLVALLVAAAGMLMVSNIKYNSFKELDLKGRVPFVAILAVVLVFAVVFSDPPRILLLIFLAYAASGPIQFLLKGRRRKA encoded by the coding sequence ATGAGCGAACGTCCCGAAGAGCCGAACAAGCCCTCCGACGCCGAAAGCCTGCTACCTGTCGATGAGCACGTTGAAGAAGGGCATGATGCCGAAGGGCGCAAGGTGCGCCACCGTGGCATCTATCTGCTGCCCAACCTGTTTACCACCGCCAACCTGTTTGCCGGTTTCTATTCCATCATCAGCTCGATGAGCGCGCAGAGCGCCCTGAGTGCCGGTGACCCGCGCGAGGCGAGCAAGTACTTCGCCTTCGCTGCCATCGCCATCTTCGTGGCCATGGTGCTCGATGGCCTTGATGGCCGTGTCGCGCGCATGACCAATACCCAGAGCGCCTTCGGTGCCGAGTACGATTCGCTGTCGGACATGGTCGCCTTTGGTGTGGCCCCGGCCTTGCTGGCCTTCGGCTGGGCGCTGGGCGACATGGGCAAGGTCGGCTGGATGGTCGCCTTCATCTATGTGGCCGGTGCGGCGTTGCGCCTGGCACGTTTCAATACCCAGGTCGGTACAGCCGACAAGCGCTATTTCATCGGCCTGGCCAGCCCGGCCGCTGCGGGCGTGGTGGCGGGTACCGTATGGGCGTTCAGCGACTACGGCATCCAGGGTTCCAAGCTGTCGTTCCTGGTGGCGCTGCTGGTGGCTGCTGCCGGCATGCTGATGGTCAGCAACATCAAGTACAACAGCTTCAAGGAGCTGGACCTCAAGGGCCGCGTGCCGTTTGTAGCGATCCTGGCCGTGGTGCTGGTATTTGCCGTGGTGTTCAGCGACCCGCCGCGCATCCTGCTGCTGATCTTCCTTGCCTATGCGGCTTCGGGGCCGATCCAGTTCCTGCTGAAGGGGCGTCGGCGTAAAGCCTGA
- the msrQ gene encoding protein-methionine-sulfoxide reductase heme-binding subunit MsrQ produces MRYPWFRLGIFIVGCLFPAWWLYEAALNLLGPDPGKILMDRLGLGALTFLLVTLGMTPLQKLTGWPGWVVVRRQLGLWVFAYIVLHILAYLFFILGLDWGQLAVELRKRPYIIVGALGFLGLLALAVTSNRYSQRRMGARWKKLHRLVYGVLGLGLLHFLWIVRSDLREWAIYAFIGGLLMVLRIPPVSRVLPKIARRQGRAV; encoded by the coding sequence ATGCGTTACCCCTGGTTTCGTCTGGGCATCTTCATCGTGGGGTGCCTGTTCCCGGCGTGGTGGCTGTATGAGGCTGCGCTGAATCTGCTGGGGCCGGACCCTGGCAAGATCCTGATGGACCGCCTCGGGCTTGGGGCGCTGACCTTCCTCCTGGTCACCTTGGGCATGACGCCGCTGCAGAAGCTGACGGGTTGGCCGGGTTGGGTCGTGGTGCGCCGGCAGCTGGGGTTGTGGGTGTTTGCCTATATCGTGCTGCATATCCTGGCGTATCTGTTCTTTATCCTCGGGCTGGATTGGGGGCAGTTGGCGGTGGAGTTGCGCAAGCGGCCTTACATTATTGTGGGTGCGCTGGGTTTCCTTGGGTTGCTGGCCTTGGCGGTTACTTCGAACAGGTATAGCCAGCGGCGAATGGGGGCACGATGGAAGAAGCTGCACAGGTTGGTGTATGGCGTGCTTGGGTTGGGGTTGCTGCATTTCTTGTGGATCGTGCGCTCCGATCTGCGGGAGTGGGCGATCTATGCGTTCATCGGCGGCTTGTTGATGGTGTTGCGGATTCCGCCTGTTTCACGGGTGCTTCCGAAGATTGCCAGGCGGCAGGGGAGGGCAGTCTGA
- the ilvC gene encoding ketol-acid reductoisomerase, protein MKVFYDKDCDLSIIQGKKVAIIGYGSQGHAQACNLKDSGVDVTIGLRKGSATVAKAEAHGLKVTDVASAVAAADLVMILTPDEFQGQLYKQEIEPNIKKGATLAFSHGFSIHYNQVVPRADLDVIMIAPKAPGHTVRSEFVKGGGIPDLIAIYQDASGNAKNVALSYASGVGGGRTGIIETTFKDETETDLFGEQAVLCGGTVELVKAGFETLVEAGYAPEMAYFECLHELKLIVDLMYEGGIANMNYSISNNAEYGEYVTGPEVINEESRKAMRNALKRIQDGEYAKMFISEGATNYPSMTAKRRNNAAHGIEIIGEQLRSMMPWISANKIVDKTKN, encoded by the coding sequence ATGAAAGTTTTCTACGATAAAGACTGCGACCTTTCCATCATCCAGGGTAAGAAAGTCGCCATCATCGGTTACGGTTCCCAGGGCCACGCTCAGGCGTGCAACCTGAAGGACTCCGGTGTAGATGTAACCATCGGTCTGCGTAAAGGTTCGGCCACCGTTGCCAAGGCAGAAGCCCACGGCCTGAAAGTGACCGACGTTGCCTCCGCCGTCGCTGCTGCCGACCTGGTCATGATCCTGACCCCGGACGAATTCCAGGGCCAGCTGTACAAGCAGGAAATCGAGCCGAACATCAAGAAGGGCGCTACCCTGGCCTTCTCCCACGGCTTCTCGATCCACTACAACCAGGTGGTTCCGCGTGCCGACCTCGACGTGATCATGATCGCGCCGAAAGCCCCTGGCCACACCGTTCGCTCCGAGTTCGTCAAAGGCGGTGGCATCCCTGACCTGATCGCTATCTACCAGGACGCTTCGGGCAACGCCAAGAACGTCGCCCTGTCCTACGCCTCGGGCGTGGGTGGCGGCCGTACCGGCATCATCGAAACCACCTTCAAGGACGAGACCGAAACCGACCTGTTCGGCGAGCAGGCTGTTCTGTGCGGTGGCACCGTCGAGCTGGTCAAAGCCGGTTTCGAAACCCTGGTCGAAGCTGGCTACGCGCCGGAAATGGCCTACTTCGAGTGCCTGCACGAGCTGAAGCTGATCGTTGACCTCATGTACGAAGGCGGCATCGCCAACATGAACTACTCGATCTCTAACAACGCCGAGTACGGTGAGTACGTTACTGGTCCGGAAGTCATCAACGAAGAATCCCGCAAGGCCATGCGCAACGCCCTGAAGCGCATCCAGGACGGCGAGTACGCGAAGATGTTCATCTCCGAAGGTGCTACCAACTACCCATCGATGACCGCCAAGCGCCGCAACAACGCCGCTCACGGCATCGAGATCATCGGCGAGCAGCTGCGTTCGATGATGCCGTGGATCTCGGCCAACAAAATCGTCGACAAGACCAAGAACTAA
- a CDS encoding YqcC family protein, producing the protein MIEQRILDIADHLMLIERELQVQGWWDAEAPSDEALASTVPFAVDTLSFEQWLQWIFLPRMKIIIELGHPLPSASGILVMAETVFTDRPEQSRELRRLLAAFDQLIAPSA; encoded by the coding sequence ATGATCGAGCAACGCATTCTGGATATTGCCGACCACCTGATGCTGATCGAGCGTGAGTTGCAGGTACAGGGCTGGTGGGATGCCGAGGCGCCAAGCGACGAGGCACTGGCCAGCACCGTGCCGTTCGCCGTCGATACCCTCAGCTTCGAGCAATGGCTGCAATGGATCTTCCTGCCGCGCATGAAGATCATCATCGAACTGGGCCACCCGCTGCCCAGTGCCTCGGGCATCCTGGTCATGGCCGAAACCGTATTTACCGACCGCCCGGAACAAAGCCGCGAGCTTCGCCGCCTGTTGGCAGCTTTCGATCAATTGATTGCTCCTTCCGCCTGA
- a CDS encoding acetolactate synthase 3 large subunit → MELLSGAEMVVRFLRDEGVKHIYGYPGGALLHVYDALFKEPEVEHILVRHEQAATHMADGYARATGKAGVVLVTSGPGATNAITGIATAYMDSIPMVILSGQVPSTMVGTDAFQETDMIGISRPIVKHSFMIKHASEIPEVLKKAFYLAQSGRPGPVVVDIPKDMTNPAEKFEYVYPKKVKLRSYSPAVRGHSGQIRKAAEMLLAAKRPVVYSGGGVILGGGSEALTEIAKSLNLPVTNTLMGLGGFPGTDRQFLGMLGMHGSFTANMAMHHADVIFAVGARFDDRVVNGPAKFCPNAKIIHIDIDPASISKMIKADVPIVGPVDSVLSEMLGILKEIGEQPDKAALDAWWKQIDEWRGNGELFPYDKGDGNVIKPQKVIETLCEVTHGDAFVTSDVGQHQMFAAQYYRFNKPNRWINSGGLGTMGFGFPAAMGVKLNFPDQDVACVTGEGSIQMNIQELSTCMQYGLPVKIVNLNNGVLGMVRQWQDMSYNGRHSHSYVESLPDFIKLAEAYGHVGIRITSLKDLKPKLEEAFAMKDRLVFIDIAVDRSEHVYPMQIKDGSMRDMWLSKTERT, encoded by the coding sequence GTGGAGCTTTTATCTGGCGCTGAGATGGTCGTCCGCTTCTTGCGTGACGAAGGCGTTAAGCACATCTACGGGTACCCTGGTGGTGCTCTCCTGCATGTTTACGACGCGCTGTTCAAGGAACCGGAAGTCGAGCACATCCTGGTTCGTCATGAGCAGGCGGCTACCCATATGGCGGACGGCTACGCCCGTGCCACCGGCAAGGCCGGCGTGGTACTGGTAACTTCCGGGCCTGGTGCGACCAATGCCATTACCGGTATTGCCACTGCCTACATGGACTCGATCCCGATGGTCATCCTGTCTGGCCAGGTGCCTAGCACCATGGTCGGTACCGATGCCTTCCAGGAAACCGACATGATCGGTATTTCGCGGCCGATCGTGAAGCACAGCTTCATGATCAAACATGCCAGCGAAATCCCGGAAGTTCTGAAAAAAGCATTCTACCTGGCGCAATCCGGGCGCCCAGGTCCGGTCGTGGTCGACATTCCAAAAGACATGACCAACCCGGCCGAGAAGTTCGAATACGTCTACCCGAAAAAGGTCAAGCTGCGTTCCTACAGCCCGGCCGTTCGTGGCCATTCCGGGCAGATCCGCAAGGCTGCGGAGATGCTGCTGGCGGCCAAGCGCCCGGTGGTGTACTCCGGTGGCGGCGTGATTCTCGGCGGTGGCTCCGAGGCCCTGACCGAAATCGCCAAGTCGCTGAACCTGCCGGTCACCAATACCCTGATGGGCCTCGGTGGCTTCCCGGGTACTGATCGCCAGTTCCTCGGCATGCTCGGCATGCACGGCAGCTTCACTGCCAACATGGCCATGCACCATGCCGACGTCATCTTTGCCGTCGGCGCCCGCTTCGACGACCGTGTGGTGAACGGCCCGGCCAAGTTCTGCCCGAACGCCAAGATCATTCACATCGACATCGACCCGGCGTCGATCTCCAAGATGATCAAGGCCGACGTGCCGATCGTCGGCCCGGTCGACAGCGTCCTCAGCGAGATGCTCGGCATCCTCAAGGAAATCGGCGAGCAGCCTGACAAGGCGGCGCTGGATGCCTGGTGGAAGCAGATCGATGAATGGCGTGGCAATGGCGAGCTGTTCCCCTACGACAAGGGCGACGGCAACGTGATCAAGCCGCAGAAGGTCATCGAGACCCTGTGCGAAGTGACCCATGGCGACGCCTTCGTCACTTCCGACGTTGGCCAGCACCAGATGTTCGCGGCGCAGTACTACCGTTTCAACAAGCCGAACCGCTGGATCAACTCCGGTGGCCTGGGCACGATGGGCTTCGGCTTCCCGGCGGCGATGGGAGTCAAGCTCAACTTCCCCGACCAGGACGTGGCCTGCGTGACTGGCGAAGGCAGCATCCAGATGAACATCCAGGAGCTGTCCACCTGCATGCAGTACGGCCTGCCGGTGAAGATCGTCAACCTGAACAACGGTGTGCTGGGCATGGTCCGCCAGTGGCAGGACATGTCCTACAACGGTCGTCACTCGCATTCGTATGTCGAGTCGCTGCCTGACTTCATCAAGCTGGCCGAGGCCTATGGCCATGTGGGTATCCGCATCACCAGCCTGAAGGACCTCAAGCCGAAGCTGGAAGAAGCGTTTGCGATGAAAGACCGCCTGGTATTCATCGACATCGCGGTTGACCGCAGCGAGCACGTCTATCCGATGCAGATCAAGGATGGCTCGATGCGTGACATGTGGCTGAGCAAGACGGAGCGTACCTGA
- the ilvN gene encoding acetolactate synthase small subunit, producing MRHIISLLLENEPGALSRVVGLFSQRNYNIESLTVAPTEDPTLSRLTLTTVGHDEVIEQITKNLNKLVEVVKLVDLSESAHIERELMLVKVKATGAQRAEIKRTTDIFRGQIVDVTASVYTVQLSGTSDKLDSFIQAIGTASILETVRSGVTGIARGDKVLSI from the coding sequence ATGCGGCACATCATTTCCCTGCTGCTGGAAAACGAACCAGGTGCGTTGTCCCGTGTGGTCGGCCTGTTCTCCCAGCGTAACTACAACATTGAAAGCCTGACCGTGGCGCCGACCGAAGACCCGACCCTGTCGCGTCTGACGCTGACTACCGTTGGCCATGACGAAGTGATCGAGCAGATCACCAAGAACCTGAACAAGCTGGTCGAAGTGGTCAAGCTTGTCGACCTGTCGGAAAGCGCTCACATCGAGCGTGAACTGATGCTGGTCAAGGTCAAGGCTACCGGTGCCCAGCGCGCCGAGATCAAGCGCACCACGGACATCTTCCGTGGCCAGATCGTCGACGTCACCGCCAGCGTGTACACCGTGCAGCTGAGCGGCACCAGCGACAAACTGGACAGCTTCATCCAGGCGATCGGCACTGCATCGATTCTCGAAACCGTGCGCAGCGGCGTTACCGGCATTGCCCGTGGCGACAAAGTGCTCAGCATCTGA